One genomic window of Panicum hallii strain FIL2 chromosome 6, PHallii_v3.1, whole genome shotgun sequence includes the following:
- the LOC112896554 gene encoding structural maintenance of chromosomes protein 1 — MAAADGRSSDNRARGDGGGGRIHRLEVENFKSYKGTQTIGPFFDFTAIIGPNGAGKSNLMDAISFVLGVRSAHLRGAQLKDLIYALDDRDKEAKGRRASVRLVYRQPNQEELHFSRTITGAGGSEYRIDGRLVTWDEYNAKLRSLGILVKARNFLVFQGDVESIASKNPKELTALLEQISGSDELRREYDELEEQKARAEENSALVYQEKRTIVMERKQKKAQKEEAEKHLGLQQDLKLLKTEHSLWQLYTIEKDIEKMEAELAEDRESLQQVQEENQSAENELTAKKKEQSAFLKKMTLCEKSIAKKKLELDKKQPELLKLKEQISRLKSKIKSCKKEIDKKKDDNKKYLEEMRRLQSALVDVTKAIEELNEQGQDKSGKLQLADDQLQEYHRIKEDAGMKTAKLRDEKEVIDKKLNADVEAKKNLEENMQQLCSREDEISSQETELQTRLDKILHSIPKHENELAHLREEHTRIAKERQSSGSRYQTLKQRVDEIDTQLRELKADKHESERDARLKETVGSLKRLFPGVHGRMHELCRPSQKKYNLAVTVAMGKFMDAVVVEDENTGKECIKYLKEQRLPPQTFIPLQSVRVKPIIEKLRTLGGSAQLVFDVIQFDRALEKAVLYAVGNTLVCDKLDEAKTLSWSGDRYKVVTVDGILLTKSGTMTGGISGGMEARSNKWDDSRIESLKKKKNQLESEMSELGSPRELQRKELAISEKITGLEKKLHYLNVEQNNLRAKLLKLASERSNIEEEINRLEPGKEELETRLAEKEAEVTKLEKKINEIVDKVYRDFSISVGVKNIREYEERQLKDAQALQERKLSLSNQMSKLKYQLEYEQKRDMQAPIVKLRETFESLEKELKGLQERESGAKAEAEEILTQMDELKAEAEDWKSKSDECEKVIDELKEQNGNVTSTLANLDRQVKSKEGQLMQLISRQQEIHEKCELEQLKLPTVNDPMDTGSSSEELVLDYSQLKEIYLQDMRPSERDKHEAEFKQRTGALLADIERTAPNLKALDQYDALQRKEKEVTEKFEAARKEEREISDKYNSVKQRRYELFMEAFDHISKGIDRIYKQLTKSHTHPLGGTAYLNLENEDEPFLHGIKYTAMPPTKRFRDMEQLSGGEKTVAALALLFAIHSFRPSPFFILDEVDAALDNLNVAKVAGFIRSKSCERVTGEQGGDGECGFQSIVISLKDSFYDKAEALVGVYRDSERSCSRTLTFDLTKYREA, encoded by the exons atggcggcggcggatgggcGCAGCAGCGATAACCGGGCCAGGGGCGACGGTGGCGGTGGTCGGATCCACCGGCTGGAAGTGGAGAACTTCAAGTCGTACAAGGGTACGCAGACGATTGGACCCTTCTTCGATTTCACGGCCATTATCGGCCCCAACGGCGCCGGCAAGTCGAATCTTATGGACGCCATCAGCTTCGTGCTTGGCGTGCGCTCAGCGCACCTTCGTGGCGCGCAGCTCAAGGACCTCATCTACGCCCTCGACGACCGCGACAAGGAGGCTAAGGGCCGCAGGGCTTCCGTCCGCCTCGTCTACCGCCAACCCAACCAGGAAGAGCTCCACTTCTCCCGCACCATCACCGGCGCAGGCGGCAGTGAGTACCGCATCGACGGCCGCCttgtcacctgggacgagtatAACGCCAAACTCAGATCCCTCGGCATCCTCGTCAAGGCCCGCAATTTCCTCGTCTTCCAG GGTGATGTGGAATCCATCGCCTCCAAGAACCCCAAGGAGCTCACTGCGCTTCTGGAGCAGATCTCAGGCTCCGATGAGCTTAGGAGGGAGTATGACGAGCTCGAGGAGCAGAAAGCCAGGGCCGAAGAGAACTCTGCGCTTGTCTATCAAGAGAAAAGGACCATTGTCATGGAGCGGAAGCAGAAGAAGGCGCAAAAAGAAGAGGCAGAAAAGCATCTAGGCCTCCAGCAGGACCTG AAACTGTTAAAGACAGAGCATTCCCTGTGGCAACTCTATACCATCGAAAAAGACATAGAGAAAATGGAGGCTGAGCTTGCAGAGGACAGAGAGTCCCTTCAGCAAGTGCAGGAAGAGAATCAATCTGCTGAAAATGAACTAACTGCAAAAAAGAAGGAGCAAAGTGCTTTCCTCAAGAAAATGACATTGTGCGAAAAGAGTATAGCCAAGAAAAAGCTTGAACTAGACAAGAAG CAACCTGAGCTTCTTAAATTGAAAGAGCAAATCTCTCGGCTCAAATCAAAAATCAAAAGTTGCAAGAAAGAGATTGACAAAAAGAAGGATGATAACAAGAAGTATCTGGAAGAGATGAGAAGGCTGCAAAGTGCTCTAGTTGATGTCACAAAAGCTATTGAGGAATTGAATGAGCAAGGACAAGATAAAAGTGGAAAACTGCAGTTAGCTGACGACCAGCTCCAGGAGTATCATAGAAT TAAGGAGGATGCAGGAATGAAGACAGCAAAGCTGAGAGATGAGAAGGAAGTCATAGACAAAAAATTAAATGCTGATGTTGAAGCAAAAAAGAATTTAGAGGAGAACATGCAGCAGCTGTGTAGCCGTGAGGACGAGATATCATCACAAGAGACTGAATTGCAGACAAGACTTGACAAGATTCTTCATTCCATCCCCAAACATGAAAATGAGCTCGCACACTTGCGTGAGGAACATACCAGAATTGCAAAGGAACGCCAATCATCAGG ATCTAGGTACCAAACACTGAAGCAGAGGGTGGATGAAATAGATACACAACTACGAGAGCTTAAAGCTGATAAGCATGAAAGTGAGCGTGACGCTCGATTAAAGGAAACTGTTGGAAGTCTAAAGCGGCTATTCCCTGGAGTCCATGGTCGCATGCACGAACTTTGTAGGCCCTCACAGAAGAAATATAATCTTGCAGTTACTGTTGCCATGGGGAAATTCATGGATGCAGTTGTAGTGGAAGATGAAAACACCGGAAAGGAATGCATTAAG TATCTGAAGGAGCAGCGCCTTCCTCCGCAGACATTTATTCCCTTGCAATCTGTCCGTGTGAAGCCAATAATTGAGAAGCTGCGAACCCTTGGTGGCTCTGCACAGTTGGTTTTTGATGTCATTCA GTTTGACCGAGCTTTGGAGAAAGCAGTTCTGTATGCGGTTGGAAATACACTTGTCTGTGATAAACTTGATGAAGCTAAGACCTTAAGTTGGAGTGGTGACAGGTATAAAG TTGTTACTGTTGATGGGATTCTGCTGACAAAATCTGGCACGATGACTGGTGGAATAAGTGGGGGAATGGAAGCTAGATCAAACAAATGGGATGATAGCAGAATAGAAT CtttgaagaagaaaaagaatcaGCTGGAATCTGAAATGTCAGAACTTGGGTCGCCCAGGGAGTTGCAGAGAAAGGAGCTTGCCATATCTGAGAAAATAACTGGACTTGAGAAAAAGTTGCATTACTTGAATGTTGAACAG AATAACCTCAGAGCTAAGCTACTCAAATTGGCATCTGAGAGGAGTAATATTGAGGAAGAGATTAATCGTCTGGAGCCTGGAAAGGAAGAG CTCGAGACCCGTCTTGCTGAGAAAGAAGCAGAAGTAACAAAGCTTGAGAAAAAAATCAATGAGATTGTGGACAAGGTGTACAGAGACTTTAGCATTTCAGTTGGTGTTAAGAATATCCGCGAGTATGAAGAAAGGCAACTAAAAGATGCTCAAGCACTGCAGGAGAGGAAGCTGAGCCTAAGTAATCAAATGTCAAAATTGAAATATCA GCTTGAATATGAACAAAAGCGAGATATGCAGGCACCAATTGTGAAGTTAAGGGAGACATTTGAGTCCCTAGAAAAAGAGCTTAAGGGCTTACAGGAGAGAGAGTCTGGTGCTAAGGCTGAAGCTGAAGAAATTTTGACTCAGATGGATGAACTGAAAGCTGAGGCTGAAG ACTGGAAATCCAAGTCAGACGAATGCGAGAAGGTTATTGATGAATTAAAGGAGCAGAATGGTAACGTTACATCTACATTGGCAAACTTGGATCGCCAAGTGAAGTCAAAG GAGGGACAACTCATGCAACTTATATCACGCCAACAGGAGATTCATGAGAAGTGTGAACTGGAGCAGTTGAAGCTTCCTACAGTGAATGATCCAATGGATACCGGGTCATCCTCAGAAGAACTAGTCCTTGATTACAGCCAGCTTAAAGAAATCTATCTGCAGGATATGCGACCGTCTGAACGTGACAAACATGAGGCAGAGTTCAAACAAAGAACAGGTGCACTTTTAGCTGATATTGAGCGCACTGCTCCCAATCTAAAAGCACTAGATCAATATGATGCGCTccaaagaaaggaaaaggaggttACAGAAAAGTTTGAGGCAGCTAGGAAAGAAGAGCGAGAGATATCTGATAAATATAACTCTGTCAAGCAAAGGAG GTATGAACTGTTCATGGAGGCCTTTGATCACATATCTAAAGGCATAGACAGAATCTATAAGCAGTTGACAAAAAGTCATACGCATCCACTTGGAGGAACAGCATATTTAAACCTAGAAAATGAAGACGAACCATTTCTACATGGAATCAAGTACACAGCTATGCCACCAACCAAACGTTTTAGAGATATGGAACAGTTGTCTGGTGGGGAGAAGACTGTCGCAGCGCTGGCTTTGCTTTTTGCCATTCACAG TTTCAGGCCATCACCCTTCTTCATATTGGATGAAGTAGACGCAGCTCTGGACAATTTAAATGTTGCCAAGGTTGCTGGGTTTATCAGATCAAAGTCATGTGAGCGTGTGACTGGTGAACAAGGTGGGGATGGAGAATGTGGATTCCAGAGTATAGTCATATCGCTGAAGGATAGTTTCTATGACAAAGCTGAAGCACTGGTCGGTGTTTATAGAGACTCAGAACGAAG CTGCTCAAGAACTCTCACCTTCGACCTGACTAAGTATAGGGAAGCGTGA
- the LOC112898606 gene encoding epsin-3-like: MAASTARWQLLAGEVKRQASGFLQDKYKQARLALGDVTPAELLVQEATNNDPCVPDAKTLACIADAAFDMDDCWRIAKVLHHRLGRAADWKQWRPVYKALVVLEFLLTHGPEDLLLEFRPDMPAMHDLRSFHYVDDKGFNWGACMQRRTDSILSLLTDADRLREARRRAIRVSHEVHTGFGFGFGSRWPATVDEDDGEDHQHLVDDAWDAHMGVDESGGGSHWSARLLGSLGSRASGFQSLSQPEQRRTTKKLQLQSQDY; this comes from the exons ATGGCCGCGAGCACGGCGCGGTGGCAGCTGCTCGCCGGCGAGGTGAAGCGGCAGGCCTCGGGGTTCCTGCAGGACAAGTACAAGCAGGCGAGGCTGGCGCTGGGCGACGTCACGCCGGCAGAGCT GCTGGTTCAGGAGGCCACCAACAACGACCCCTGCGTCCCCGACGCCAAGACGCTTGCCTGCATCGCCGATGCCGCCTTCGACATGGACGACTGCTGGCGGATCGCCAAGGTCCTCCaccaccgcctcggccgcgcCGCCGACTGGAAGCAGTGGCGCCCCGTGTACAAGGCGCTCGTCGTCCTCGAGTTCCTGCTCACGCACGGCCCCGAGGACCTGCTCCTCGAGTTCCGGCCGGACATGCCCGCCATGCACGACCTCCGGAGCTTCCACTACGTCGACGACAAGGGCTTCAACTGGGGCGCCTGCATGCAGCGCCGCACCGACAGCATCCTCTCGCTGCTCACGGACGCCGACCGCCTCCGGGAGGCGCGCCGCCGGGCCATCAGGGTCTCCCACGAGGTGCACACCGGCTTCGGCTTCGGCTTCGGCAGCC GGTGGCCGGCCACCGTCGacgaggacgacggcgaggaccACCAGCACCTCGTCGACGACGCCTGGGACGCCCACATGGGAGTGGacgaaagcggcggcggctctcATTGGTCCGCCAGGTTGCTCGGCTCCTTGGGCAGCAGGGCGTCCGGCTTCCAGAGCCTGTCCCAACCCGAGCAACGGAGGACAACCAAGAAGCTGCAGCTCCAGAGCCAGGACTATTGA
- the LOC112897917 gene encoding uncharacterized protein LOC112897917: MARCHHLLIVLPLFLALASAAPGHGQGHHGEASAVFIDAAPHRYLRDQQTDDQGTSMSFNEVSAAVSVLLGFAPPAALPVLSSSQLNKLLIPNPFDRPGAVFLVQIAGSNASADSFISEASSTFKTRIEGANNAAAGLTDKDELIIIRSDESLDHPESGFLASELSSLANWLEGSYQKSSGKLVIPLESGNSLTLVLDKEADLEFVSSLASLLRTIERAIQIHEDFSGVISPAELLVCHFTGIKALEDEYASTEIVKQGTEIVRRAITKAFQSLRGAYKGKIVGLVISAEEASSFLGSIIEAPSSLHISRRLEEASQTNATASVVLVRKSLAWITGIILLVSTLIGVCLLMNMPLTRDTLLYSNVKID, encoded by the exons ATGGCTCGCTGCCACCATCTCCTCATCGTCCTTCCCCTCTTTCTTGCCTTGGCTTCTGCTGCTCCG GGGCATGGACAGGGTCACCATGGAGAAGCCTCCGCGGTCTTCATCGATGCCGCGCCGCACCGCTACCTGCGGGATCAGCAAACCGACGACCAG GGGACTTCAATGTCGTTCAATGAAGTTTCTGCTGCTGTTTCCGTCTTGCTTGGTTTTGCACCGCCGGCTGCCCTACCTGTGCTTTCTTCTTCGCAG TTAAACAAATTGCTTATTCCCAATCCATTCGATAGACCGGGAGCTGTTTTCCTCGTGCAAATTGCTGGGTCCAATG CCTCAGCTGATAGCTTCATATCAGAAGCCAGCAGCACTTTCAAGACAAGGATTGAAGGTGCAAACAACGCCGCTGCAGGGCTTACAG ATAAGGATGAACTAATTATCATTCGTTCAGATGAATCTCTAGATCATCCTGAATCAGGTTTTCTTGCTAGTGAACTTTCCAGCTTG GCAAACTGGCTGGAGGGATCGTATCAGAAGTCTAGCGGCAAACTAGTCATTCCCTTGGAAAGTGGAAATAGTCTTACTTTGGTACTTGATAAG GAGGCAGACTTAGAATTTGTGTCTAGCTTGGCTTCCCTTCTTAGAACTATAGAAAGGGCTATTCAGATCCATGAAGACTTCTCAGGTGTCATCAGCCCTGCAGAGCTATTAGTATGCCACTTCACAGGGATAAAG GCTCTGGAGGATGAATATGCTTCCACGGAAATTGTTAAGCAGGGAACCGAAATAGTGCGAAGAGCTATCACCAAAGCGTTTCAGTCCCTGCGTGGAGCATATAAAG GGAAAATTGTTGGGCTGGTGATATCCGCAGAGGAGGCCTCATCATTCTTAGGATCCATAATTGAGGCACCATCTTCATTGCACATTTCGAGACGACTAGAAGAAGCAAGCCAGACTAATGCTACGGCCTCTGTTGTGCTTGTTCGAAAGAGTTTGGCATGGATTACAGGGATCATCCTGCTTGTTTCAACTCTCATAGGG GTTTGCTTGCTGATGAATATGCCACTTACCAGGGACACCCTCCTGTATTCAAATGTCAAGATTGATTAG